In Papaver somniferum cultivar HN1 chromosome 9, ASM357369v1, whole genome shotgun sequence, the genomic stretch GACCATGAAAGCAAGAAAATCAAGACTTGTTTGAAGTTAGGAATAACTGGTATTCTTGAAGATATAGATGCTGAAGATGATGATGACATTCTTGTTACTATGGTACCAAGAGATTCAGGAAGAGCAAATAAGGACGTTCTTACCATTGACGGAATAGAAATCCAGTTTGATTAAACAATATATATATCCAGACTAGCTAATTAGTCTTGAAATGTTTGGATTCTCTATCTTAAGATGTATGTGTGGTATTGTATAATAAAATTCACATGGTCAAGGTGTATATCTTCCTTGACCCATGCTATATGCCTCTATCTGATCCACTATCGACTGATTTTGCGAACCACGTACACTACTAATTACTCTCAACTAACCAAAACAAATTGTCAGTTTCAAAGTTACTTGAGCACTAAGCAGGCTGCAGTAGACATACATACGTAATTCCTTTTCTTGTTTTGGTTAAAAAGTATCACATTCATGTTACCAAATCTAGTTAATATTAATTTAAATAAAAGAAGTTGAATTTAAAAGgtgaagaaaatataaaaattcctACCAAAtcccatttcatttcatttcatctgTAAAAAGATCCATCGCCCATAGATTTGTTCAATATTCAGACAACTGCAAAGTCATGGCTTCTCTTTCTTCCCTTCCCTCCATTTCTACTGCTTCCTCAATGACTCTATCTACATGTCCTAGTAGTTTACCTCAAAAGATGACACAGATTTCTGTGATTAGGAAACAAAAACACAACCATCTCAGAGTTATCCAATGTAGAGCTAACAATAAAGACCATGATCAAGATGAATCCAGCAGCATTTTCATTGGTAGAAGAAATATACTTATTGGTTTAGGAGGTTTATATGGTGCAACAACATCTAGATTCGGTGCAGACCGTATGGCTATTGCGGATCCTATACCTCCACCAGCATCATACTGTGGTCCAGCAGAGACACCAGTGGATTGTTGTCCACCACTAAATACACAAATTGTTGATTTTAAAAAACCATCTTCTTCTACTCCTCTTAGGATTCGGCCGGCAGCTCATTTAGTTGATGATGCTTATATTGCTAAATATAACAAAGCATATGAACTAATGAGAGCTTTACCCGACGATGATCCGCGTAGTTTTTACCAACAAGGTAATGTCCACTGTGCTTATTGTGGTGATACTTTCAATCAATCTTTAGCTGGTTACCCTGGATTAGAAATTCAAGTTCATAGATGCTggcttttctttccattccacaGATACTATCTTTACTTCCATGAGAAAATCTTGGGTAGTCTAATTGGTGATCCAACTTTTGCTTTACCGTTTTGGAACTGGGATTCTCCTGCTGGTATGAGAATGCCATCTATGTATGTGAACCCGGCTTCTGCTCTTTACAATCCACTTCGTGACGCTCAACATCAACCACCAACTATAGTTGATCTTAATTACAGTTTTGTTGATTCTAATCTACCTGCACAACAACAAATTAATGAAAATCTTGCTACTATGTACCGACAAGTGGTGTCTGGAGGAACGACACCCACACTTTTCTTAGGATCTCCATATCGAGCTGGTGATCCACCAAATCCTGGTGCAGGAACAATTGAGCTTGCTCCTCATAATGCAATTCATCTTTGGACTGGAGATAGAACACAACCTAACAGGGAAGACATGGGTAACTTCTATTCTGCAGCAAGAGATCCACTCTTTTTCGCTCATCATTCGAATGTTGACAGAATGTGGACTGTATGGAAGAGTTTAGGAGGAAAACGGAAGGACTACACTGATCCTGATTTCTTGAATGCTGCTTTTCTTTTCTACGATGAGAAAAAACAGCTCGTGAGAGTGAGGGTATGTATTCAAATTCTCTATTCCAACACCTGCTTGAATTTTTACTTATGGATTATTTGCAGACTACAGCCTACTTAAAATGTACTGCTAATAATCTATAGATAATTTGCAGGTTAAAGATTGTCTGGAGCCAGAAAATCTAAGGTTCAAGTATCAGGATGTGGAAATCCCATGGCTGCAAACAAAGCCCAAAACTTCTAAAGCAAGGATGCTCCAGAATAAAATAGCAAACAAGAAAGTAGTGGGCACGACAGCATTCCCTGTGACACTCGATAAGACAGTGCAAGTATTGGTTAAAAGGCCAATTACAAAGAAACGaagcaagaaagaaaaagaagacaaagaagagattttGATTATAAGCGGAATTGAGATCGACAGAGGTGCTCCTGTAAAATTTGATGTCTATATCAACGAAGACGACAAGCTTGGTCCCGAATCAAGTGAATATGCAGGATGTTTCACTAACGTACCACATGCACATGGAGATCATCATAAAGGCAAGAAAATCAAGACTAGTATGAAGTTGGGATTAAATGATATTCTTGAAGATTTAAATGCTAAAGATGATAAAGAAATTCTTGTTACTCTAGTACCAAAATTTTCAGGAACAGTAACAAAGTTTGTCACAATTGGTGGTATAGAAATCCAGTATGATTAATCTATATACCAGCTAATCAATCTCAAAATGTTTGGATTCTCTATGTTAATATGTGGTATTGTAATAAAATTCATTGTCAAGGTATATATATGTAATATGTGCTTGACCCATGCTTTTGTTCTACATCTTCAATGTATTTTTCCATTTAGCAGCCTGGACTAGTTGAATAATTCCATTGATAGTTttaacaaaatatttttccaaTGGGTCTCTCTCAAAAGCTAAAACTCGGTCATGGACGGCattaaaactattaaaatatatCTAAGATCATTGTATGACTTGTCTTATTAAGGATGAATGATTCAAAGAGacaggaattgaaattgaaacaaggGCTATTTCACTTAATACTCAATTTTCCAGCTCCTATTTATTTCACCCCTGACTGAAATCAGATTTACCTTGTTTAATCTAGTTTTTGTTCATTGAGGTTCCAAACAATGAAAGGAAAACTAGGGGCTTTCATTTTGGTTTTCTTTCTTGTGACCAATTCTTGTATGGGTGAGATTGAGAAGAAATGTTTAACAATTACTTCACCAAAACAACTCAAACATAACTATGATTGTGTCATCTTAAATT encodes the following:
- the LOC113313874 gene encoding polyphenol oxidase, chloroplastic-like; translation: MASLSSLPSISTASSMTLSTCPSSLPQKMTQISVIRKQKHNHLRVIQCRANNKDHDQDESSSIFIGRRNILIGLGGLYGATTSRFGADRMAIADPIPPPASYCGPAETPVDCCPPLNTQIVDFKKPSSSTPLRIRPAAHLVDDAYIAKYNKAYELMRALPDDDPRSFYQQGNVHCAYCGDTFNQSLAGYPGLEIQVHRCWLFFPFHRYYLYFHEKILGSLIGDPTFALPFWNWDSPAGMRMPSMYVNPASALYNPLRDAQHQPPTIVDLNYSFVDSNLPAQQQINENLATMYRQVVSGGTTPTLFLGSPYRAGDPPNPGAGTIELAPHNAIHLWTGDRTQPNREDMGNFYSAARDPLFFAHHSNVDRMWTVWKSLGGKRKDYTDPDFLNAAFLFYDEKKQLVRVRVKDCLEPENLRFKYQDVEIPWLQTKPKTSKARMLQNKIANKKVVGTTAFPVTLDKTVQVLVKRPITKKRSKKEKEDKEEILIISGIEIDRGAPVKFDVYINEDDKLGPESSEYAGCFTNVPHAHGDHHKGKKIKTSMKLGLNDILEDLNAKDDKEILVTLVPKFSGTVTKFVTIGGIEIQYD